Genomic segment of Psychrobacter sanguinis:
TCACCCTCAACAGCACTGGCGCCACTTACGGTTACTGTCGGCTTGTCGCCATCGTTTGGTGTACCATCCGTAGCATCTTCATCTAAGATTGTCGCTTTATCAGAAGCTTGACCTAATACCGCATTTACAGGACGGCTAATCTCAAGCACCATATCCTCTGACTTCTCATAAACTGTATCATCAACGACAGTTATGATAATCGCAGACGCCTGGGTACTACCCGCTGGGATAGTAACTTTATCGCCTTTTTCAAAGAAGTTTTGGATTTGGGCTTGAGTCGATAGAGTAACGGCCTCTCCATTAGCATTAGTGTAAGTGATCGAAGCGATGTCTGAGGCATCAATATCACTTGCCCCTAAACTTACGGTTACCGTGGTGTCAAAGTTACTGATCTTGGTTTGTGAGACAGTAAACACTAACGTGTTATCAATCCCCTCAATCGCCTGATTATCAGTGGCACTAATGCTCACTACTGGCTTATCGCCTTCAGTGTTGCTGCCATCAAACGGATCTTCACTGTTGTCTGATTCATCTAAGATGTCACCGGTCGCTGTGCCTGTTCCAATAGTGGCATTCACAGGGCTTGATAGGTTCATGCCCAGTGTCTCAAGCTGCTCATAGATATCATCTTGCTTAGGCGTGATCGCAATGCTTGGCATATCGCCAGCGGCTGTACCAGCAGGTATGCTCACCTTAATACCCGCAATAGCATCTGCCACAGTGATAGTCTGGGTGCTGCCATCTGTATTGGTCAATACAATGCTGTCAATGTCTGAGGCATCCACGTCTTGTAGGTCAAGCTTAACAGTAACGCTAGTAGCTTTATCACTTAGACCTGATTGCTCGATGTTAAACACAATAGGGTCGTCGCTGCCTTCAATCGCTGTATTTGGCTCAGCTTTAATGTTAAGCACAGGCGTGGCATTATTATCTAAGATCGTACCTGTGCCAGTAACACCATCAATCGTCAGACCGGTGGTTTCATCACTCTCATCAATGTTGTCAGCTGTCGTCGGATAGCTCACTGTAAACTCAGTAACACCCGCTGGAACAGTAATGGTGCCTGTTACCGCATCATAGGTCACGCCATTGCTAAACGTAGGCGGGTTGCTGTAGTCCTCACCCGCTTTGGCACTGCCATCTTTTAATTCAAATGGATAGCTCACCTCAGTCTGAGTCGTATGGCTTAGGGTAACCTTATGAACTAAGATGTCACCCTCAACAGCACTGGCGCCACTTACGGTTACTGTCGGCTTGTCGCCATCTTTTGGTGTGTCTAAGATTGTGCCAGTTGCTTCTTTGGTATCTACCGCTGCATTATCTGCACTATCAATAACAAAGCTCAGGCGCTCATCTGCTTCATACACAGCATCATCTTTGATAATCACTGTGATTTCAGGTGCAGCTGTGCGACCTCCAGGTACTTTTACCTCAAGTGTGGTATCACCATCTAAGATAGCTTGGATAGCACCACTACCCGTAACCGTAACAACCTTACCTGCTGCATTGGTATAACTAATTGATTCAATGTCTGAGGCATCAACATCGGTGTGTGTTAAATCGACTTTAACGCTAATTGTGGTATCAAAGTTGCTGACAGTGTCTTGAGAAACAACATACTTCAGAACAGAGTCCACCCCCTCAATCGCCTGATTATCAGTGGCACTAATGCTCACTACTGGCTTATCGCCTTCAGTGTTGCTGCCATCAAACGGATCTTCACTGTTGTCTGATTCATCTAAGATATCACCGGTCGCTGTGCCTGTACCAATCGTAGCGTTCACAGGGCTTGATAGGTTCATGCCCAGTGTCTCAAGCTGCTCATAGATATCATCTTGCTTAGGCGTGATCGCAATGCTTGGCATATCGCCAGCGGCTGTACCAGCAGGTATGCTCACCTTAATACCCGCAATAGCATCTGCCACAGTGATAGTCTGGGTGCTGCCATCTGTATTGGTCAATACAATGCTGTCAATGTCTGAGGCATCCACGTCTTGTAGATCAAGCTTAACAGTAACGCTAGTAGCTTTATCACTTAGACCTGATTGCTCGATGTTAAACACAATAGGGTCGTCGCTGCCTTCAATCGCTGTATTTGGCTCAGCTTTAATGTTAAGCACAGGCGTGGCATTGTTATCTAAGATCGTACCTGTGCCAGTAACACCATCAATCGTCAGACCGGTGGTTTCATCGCTCTCATCAATGTTATCAGCTGTTGTCGGATAGCTCACTGTAAACTCAGTAACTCCCGCTGGTACGGTGATGGTGCCTGCTACCGGATCATAGGTCACGCCATTGCTAAACGTAGGTGTAGGCGTGTTGCTGTAGTCCTCACCCGCTTTGGCACTGCCATCTTTTAATTCAAATGGATAGCTCACCTCAGTCTGAGTCGTATGGCTTAGGGTAACCTTATGAACTAAGATGTCACCCTCAACAGCACTGGCGCCACTTACGGTTACTGTCGGCTTGTCGCCATCGTTTGGTGTACCATCCGTAGCATCTTCATCTAAGATTGTCGCTTTATCAGAAGCTTGACCTAATACCGCATTTACAGGACGGCTAATCTCAAGCACCATATCCTCTGACTTCTCATAAACTGTATCATCAACGACAGTTATGATAATCGCAGACGCCTGGGTACTACCCGCTGGGATAGTAACTTTATCGCCTTTTTCAAAGAAGTTTTGGATTTGGGCTTGAGTCGATAGAGTAACGGCCTCTCCATTAGCATTAGTGTAAGTGATCGAAGCGATGTCTGAGGCATCAATATCACTTGCCCCTAAACTTACGGTTACCGTGGTGTCAAAGTTACTGATCTTGGTTTGTGAGACAGTAAACACTAACGTGTTATCAATCCCCTCAATCGCCTGATTATCAGTGGCACTAATGCTCACCGTTGGCGGATAGGCAATAGTAATCGTTGCCTCGTTTGACTGTAGACCAGTGGTGTCAGCTACTACATATTTTATTGGTGTTGGATCACTAATAAAGCCTAGATCTGGTTGGAAGGTTACGTCACCCGTTATCGTATCAACCTTCCATACCCCTTCGCCTGCCACTATAACTTCCGTGGTTTGATTAACCGTATCTGGATCAATAAGTTTAACCGTCGTTGGGTCAAGATTATTATTAGCATCCGTATCATTATTAATGACATCTATTATCACAGGCTTATTGGTTTCACCTACTACGGTGTCATCATTTGCCACAGGAGGATTTTTTACAGGCCCTTTATCATTATCATTTTTACCTATAGCTACAATAGGAATCAGACCTAAACCTAACCACCAAGGAAATCCTACAGGCGCAGTAACCCACCATGGTGCAAGCATTTCATCACCACCTAACGCTTGACCTTCTGTTGCGCCAACTTCTAGCTGCGTAACATAGTCATATACTTGACCTGTATCTGGTATATAGTAGTAATAGTTGCCATCTTCAGCCATACCAATTAGTGCTTGATCATTACTTGCTTCTTCATCGATATGGTTAGCTTCATTTTGTTTTTTAGTAGACTTATAAAAGCCCTCAATTATCAAATCAGTTTCTTTACCTTCACGCTCAAATGAAACGTGTAGATTATTATCTATCCGCTTGGTAATAACGTGGTTTGGTGCACGTCCAATTGACTCGTCAAAAAACTCATAGTTGACGTTCTTAACAGCTTTGATGATATTGGGTTGGCCATCTTTAGTAACAGCTTGAATTTCTTGTATGGTCTGTTTGCTGTTGTGAGCTTTTACGATAACAGTTTTCATGATTTTTACTCTAGCTTATAATATTAATTTTCAAATAAATTTGTTTAGGGCTTTTACTTTAATATTTGGTTGCCTTCTTGATCCACTCGTACTCGCTCCTTGATAACAGCGATGGTACGGCGGTTTAGTTGACGACCTTCTGCGGTTTTATTAGTCGCTCTCGGACGCTGCTCACCATAGCCTATAGCTGATAGTCGGTCAGGTGAAATATTAAATTTACTAATTAGGATCTGTTTAATAGCGTTAGCGCGTCTCTCTGATAGCTTTTGGTTATAATCGTCACTAGCATTGCTATCTGTATGACCTTCAATTATTGCTGAGGTATTGCTGTATTTCTGCATAAATTCTGCTAGCTCTTGAACTTCATTAAAGTACTCCTGCTTAACGATAGCCTTATCGTTGTCAAACAATACTTCAAGCTCTATGCTGACTTCTTTTTCAAGTACCGGTGCCGGTACGGGTGATGTTATAACTGATGCACTAGGCTTTATAATTGGACAGTTCGGAACGACTCGTGTAATCTGGTGCGCCTGATAACGCTTACCTTCTAGATAGTTGAGTGCTTTGTCACTTTCTATTGGCTGTATAGTTGAGTTACCTTTGCTGTCTATGTCTACATAGAAAAAATAGTGGTTGTTTGGGGCTAGATTGAAGTCGATACTATTCGCTAACAGGTCATTTGTTTTTTGTCCAGTCACCTCAGTACTTAAACGGTTAACCCCTACACATGAGTAAACCTGAGTAAAGCTACCCGGCTGAAGGCTTACTTGATAGCGGTCATTAATGGCAATATTGGCACTCGTCTGTTCGGGATCATTATTTAATGGTCTAATAAAAAAGATACTGACATTATCTTTAGGTATTGGTTTTTTAATTAAATCTTCAGGTTTAGTATCTGATTGTAGATGCCATCTTACATTACCTACTGCTTTAGAGTTACTTTCATTCAAAATATTAACTGCTTGTGACTCTATAGCTAATAAACTTGACGTTAACAAAGCTAGTGTAGTAAATAATTTTTTCGTTTTCATATATTAGAATCCTAATTTTATGTAGAGAGTCAAAGCATAAAGAAGTAAATATTACCTAGCAAAATACGACTTACAATTAACGACATTTTATATTTTTATATTTTAAACCTCTGTACACGACAAAAATGCTCAAAGTCTCAAAGGTCGTGGACTAGGAGACAAATAACTTATTAGAACCTCAAACACACGTCGATTGCCAGCAAAGAAATACTCACGCAAACCATCAATCAAAACATCCAAACCAATAGCAAACAGACTTTGCTGGGGTCGACCATGTTTCTTAAGCTTTCGTCTTTTAGGGTGATGCTGTACAGTTTTAATCCCAATGCGATATGACCAACAAAATGCTAGCGCACAAACCGCCACTAACTTACTTACCCGATCCAACTGTGTAAGATGCGTATCTTCAAGATTAAACCCTCGTCCTTTAAAACAAGAAAACAAGGTTTCAATCTCCCAGCGTCTGCTATAAAGAGCCATAGCATCCGTATGATCTAAATTGTTGCTCGCTATGATGACATAATCGTTGTCAGCATCACGCTTTGCAAATAGACGAACTTTAACGCCATATACGGGAACAGCTCTGGCTAACATAAACGTTTCATGAGGGGATAGATGACGTAACAATGTCTTTATTTGTACCAATTTACCCTGATGATTGGCTACTAGGGTGTTGTGTTTGATGCGAATGCAAAACTTTATTTGCTCTTTATTTAGCCATTGAAACCACTCTTTGCCAACAAACTCTCTATCGGCTAATACATACTGTATTTTGTCTGCGCCAAAGGTGTTGATGAACTTTTGTATGAGCTCACATCTCTCATTACTATTGCTGTTACCTTTTTTATCCAGTAGTGTCCAGTATAAGGGAATAGCGATTCCTTGATGAACAACGCTGAGCAAAAAGATGTTAATGTTCTTTTTACCCCATTTCCAGTTGGTCCTGTCTATACTGATGATGACTTCGTCTAAGTCAAAGAGTTGATAGATGAATTTGGCTAGCTGGTCTTGGTCTATGTCAACTTGTGCAAAGAAGCGTTGTAGCCGTCTGTAATTACTGTTTGTCCTACCTTTGACAAATCCTCTTGCTATTTGTTTGAGGTTGCTACTTTGTACTTGTATTATCGCTAGAGTAATTAAGCCTAAACACGTCAATCTTGCCTTGTTCATAGTTAGGTTTTGCGATAATATATTTATGAGCTGATTAAGGTTTGGCATAGTGTGGTTCGTAAGAAAAATTACTATTATGCCTTGTCCTTAGTCAGCTTTTTTGTTTTTGTCGTTTACAGAGAATGTTTCCATAGTTAAAATTTAAAAGTAAAAAAGGTTTGAAGAATAAATAAATTACCTTGTTGCGATGATTTTTTATTTATCGCTTATTAATCTAGAGCTTGCTTATCTAAATAACTTATTTGCTTAAATAAAAATAAGTTAAAGATTTTTTTGCTAGCTGTTTTAGTGATAATTGTTATTAAAGATAATCCCTTTAAAGCAGCTATGACTTAACTCTTAAATGTTAAGGGTAAATTTGAAAAATTAAGGGGTTAAAATGACTTTACGACATTCTTCTTCACGCTTTTCAAAAATTTCATAACCTTTAGCAGCGTCAGACAAATTCATACGGTGAGTAATAATAGCTTCAGGTGATAAATCACCATTTTCAATATACTCTAATAATTGTGGTAAATACTTGTGTACATGGGTTTGGCCCATTTTGAAAGTAAGCCCCTTATCAAAAGCGTCACCAAATAAGAAACCATGAATAGGTCCTGCATACACACCCGGAACACTAACGATCCCACCACGACGCACAGCTGCAATACATTGACGTAGTGCTGCACCACTTGACCCTTCAATTTTCAAATTGGTCATTATTGTTTCTAGTATACTGCCTTTGGCTTCAAAGCCAATCGCATCAATAACGCCGTCAACGCCACGATGTCCTTTGGTCTGTTCAATAATAAATTCAGCAGCATCCACCTTATCGAAATTAACCGGAATAGCACCGTAGGTATCTTTGGCATACTGCAAACGGTAGTCATTATGATCTACCACGAAAATCTGCTCAGCACCTAACATTTTGGCACAAGCTGCTGATAATAACCCCACAGGACCCGCACCATAAATAGCTACGGTTGAACCTTTAGTAATATTGGCATTAGTCACGGCCTGCCAAGCAGTCGGTAAAATATCGGATAAAAATAAAACCTTCTCATCTGACAGTGAGCCAGGTACCTTGAACGGACCAAAATTACCTTTAGGAACCCGTACAAATTCTGCTTGCCCACCAGGAATACCACCATACAAATGGCTAAAACCAAATAAAGCAGCCGGTGGCGGAATTATTTTTTTATTAATAGCAGCGCCTGGGCCTGTATTTGTAGTCTCACAAGCGGACATTAGGTCATGTTGACAGAAAAAGCAGTTACCACATGCAATAACAAAAGGAATAACGACTCTATCGCCTTTCTTAACAGCTGTGACTTCAGAGCCTACTTCTTCAACCACACCCATAAACTCATGACCGAAGATATCGCCTTCCTCGGTTGCAGGCATTTTGCCACGATACAAGTGTAAATCTGAGCCACAAATTGCAGTCGCAGTCACACGTAAAATAACATCATCTTTTTCTTGCAGTTCAGGCTCTGGGACATTGTCCACTCGTACATCTTTAGCACCGTGGTAAGTTAAAGCACGCATAATTTCTCCAATTAAGTAAAGATTGCAAAATCTAGATAAATAATAATCTGTGATAATACAAGATGAAAATTATTAGAATCAGTGGTTTATGTTATCTAATGTTAAGTATTACTCAATTATATTAGCACCTTGAAAATCGAGATTTATAATTAACGTGTGTTAAAAAGGTTGCGTATTGTAAGTAAAAAATGTAATCGTGTAAACGCAGATGAGAGATAAAATTATGTTGGAATATGGAGAATTTAATATTTATATATATCGACATTAAACCGGAGCAGAGTATCCCTAAAACGATACAAGTTCCTGGTTTCAAGGCAACTTATACTTTTGTCAACGATAAAACAATCCCTAAATATGCTATTGCCAATAAAACCCAAAAGGCAGTTCTGAATGAGCTCGAGCATATTTTTATCGTTCCGAATGAGCTGAGACAAAATAGAGTAGTGTCCTATGCGGAGAAGTATCCAGACAATCAACGGATTCAACATATTGAAGTGGTAAAACGTTTTGGAACCTTGGTCAGAATGAATAAACTGCCTGTCACGATTCCCTAGAGTTAACCTGAGTTCGGGATAAGAGCTTGCCTAAATCATTGAAACAGCTTATTTTTTTGCAGCTTGTCCATAAGCCGACACGTTTTTGAGTGTCGGCTTAAAGGGAAACCAACAGTAAGCAATGAGTCCTGCTAAAAGATTAGCAGCGAAACCTGTGAAGCTTCGATGCCTTGAGTGTTCAATCTGACAAAAGTTTTTAAGCTCATCAAAAACAGTTTCAATTAACGAGCGTCCGTTAAGTAACGCCTCATCAATAGGTTTAAGAATCTGCTGTTTCATATTCCTTCGAAGCTTGGTTATAAAATCGATATTGAAGTCATTAAACAGTTTATCTTTTAAATCTTGACTGACATACCCTCGATCACCAAACAGTTTACCGAATATATCATTTGCTAGGCCCTGTCTTAGCGGCTCTCTATCATCTATATTTCCCGGAGTGACTCTAATCGATAATAACTCACCGTGATGATTGATAATGGCGTGCAGTTTAAATCCGTAAAACCAACCCATACTTGTCTTACCTCTTTGAGCAATCCCCTCAAAGACCTTATGACGCTTAATCCGCCGGTTATGGCATACAGATAGTTTGGTGGCATCCACAAAGCTAATACCTGTGCAACTTCCCATCAAGCTTTTAAGATAAGCACACAAAGGCACAAGAGCACGGGGTACTAATTCAATAAAACGTGAGTAGCTTGGTAGGTCCGGAAAATCTTTTTTCATCATGCCTAGCATATGATGATAGTAAAACCCTTTAAATTGACGATAACGTAATTGATGAAACAGTACCAATATAGTCATTATCTCTGGTACACTTATCTTGCATGCTCTTAATCGCTTTGTCCCATTTTCGATCAGCTGACGTTCAAATTCTGGTTTGAATGCTTGGTAAAAGTCGTCAATGTGGCAGTATAATTCGGTTAGGTTGTCCATGTAAGAAGTCCTTTTTGT
This window contains:
- a CDS encoding IS982-like element IS1592 family transposase — protein: MDNLTELYCHIDDFYQAFKPEFERQLIENGTKRLRACKISVPEIMTILVLFHQLRYRQFKGFYYHHMLGMMKKDFPDLPSYSRFIELVPRALVPLCAYLKSLMGSCTGISFVDATKLSVCHNRRIKRHKVFEGIAQRGKTSMGWFYGFKLHAIINHHGELLSIRVTPGNIDDREPLRQGLANDIFGKLFGDRGYVSQDLKDKLFNDFNIDFITKLRRNMKQQILKPIDEALLNGRSLIETVFDELKNFCQIEHSRHRSFTGFAANLLAGLIAYCWFPFKPTLKNVSAYGQAAKK
- a CDS encoding Calx-beta domain-containing protein; its protein translation is MKTVIVKAHNSKQTIQEIQAVTKDGQPNIIKAVKNVNYEFFDESIGRAPNHVITKRIDNNLHVSFEREGKETDLIIEGFYKSTKKQNEANHIDEEASNDQALIGMAEDGNYYYYIPDTGQVYDYVTQLEVGATEGQALGGDEMLAPWWVTAPVGFPWWLGLGLIPIVAIGKNDNDKGPVKNPPVANDDTVVGETNKPVIIDVINNDTDANNNLDPTTVKLIDPDTVNQTTEVIVAGEGVWKVDTITGDVTFQPDLGFISDPTPIKYVVADTTGLQSNEATITIAYPPTVSISATDNQAIEGIDNTLVFTVSQTKISNFDTTVTVSLGASDIDASDIASITYTNANGEAVTLSTQAQIQNFFEKGDKVTIPAGSTQASAIIITVVDDTVYEKSEDMVLEISRPVNAVLGQASDKATILDEDATDGTPNDGDKPTVTVSGASAVEGDILVHKVTLSHTTQTEVSYPFELKDGSAKAGEDYSNTPTPTFSNGVTYDPVAGTITVPAGVTEFTVSYPTTADNIDESDETTGLTIDGVTGTGTILDNNATPVLNIKAEPNTAIEGSDDPIVFNIEQSGLSDKATSVTVKLDLQDVDASDIDSIVLTNTDGSTQTITVADAIAGIKVSIPAGTAAGDMPSIAITPKQDDIYEQLETLGMNLSSPVNATIGTGTATGDILDESDNSEDPFDGSNTEGDKPVVSISATDNQAIEGVDSVLKYVVSQDTVSNFDTTISVKVDLTHTDVDASDIESISYTNAAGKVVTVTGSGAIQAILDGDTTLEVKVPGGRTAAPEITVIIKDDAVYEADERLSFVIDSADNAAVDTKEATGTILDTPKDGDKPTVTVSGASAVEGDILVHKVTLSHTTQTEVSYPFELKDGSAKAGEDYSNPPTFSNGVTYDAVTGTITVPAGVTEFTVSYPTTADNIDESDETTGLTIDGVTGTGTILDNNATPVLNIKAEPNTAIEGSDDPIVFNIEQSGLSDKATSVTVKLDLQDVDASDIDSIVLTNTDGSTQTITVADAIAGIKVSIPAGTAAGDMPSIAITPKQDDIYEQLETLGMNLSSPVNATIGTGTATGDILDESDNSEDPFDGSNTEGDKPVVSISATDNQAIEGIDNTLVFTVSQTKISNFDTTVTVSLGASDIDASDIASITYTNANGEAVTLSTQAQIQNFFEKGDKVTIPAGSTQASAIIITVVDDTVYEKSEDMVLEISRPVNAVLGQASDKATILDEDATDGTPNDGDKPTVTVSGASAVEGDILVHKVTLSHTTQTEVSYPFELKDGSAKAGEDYSNTPTPTFSNGVTYDPVAGTITVPAGVTEFTVSYPTTADNIDESDETTGLTIDGVTGTGTILDNNATPVLNIKAEPNTAIEGSDDPIVFNIEQSGLSDKATSVTVKLDLQDVDASDIDSIVLTNTDGSTQTITVADAIAGIKVSIPAGTAADDMPSIAITPKQDDIYEQLETLGMNLSSPVNATIGTGTATGDILDESDNSEDPFDGSNTEGDKPVVSISATDNQAIEGWTLF
- a CDS encoding zinc-dependent alcohol dehydrogenase → MRALTYHGAKDVRVDNVPEPELQEKDDVILRVTATAICGSDLHLYRGKMPATEEGDIFGHEFMGVVEEVGSEVTAVKKGDRVVIPFVIACGNCFFCQHDLMSACETTNTGPGAAINKKIIPPPAALFGFSHLYGGIPGGQAEFVRVPKGNFGPFKVPGSLSDEKVLFLSDILPTAWQAVTNANITKGSTVAIYGAGPVGLLSAACAKMLGAEQIFVVDHNDYRLQYAKDTYGAIPVNFDKVDAAEFIIEQTKGHRGVDGVIDAIGFEAKGSILETIMTNLKIEGSSGAALRQCIAAVRRGGIVSVPGVYAGPIHGFLFGDAFDKGLTFKMGQTHVHKYLPQLLEYIENGDLSPEAIITHRMNLSDAAKGYEIFEKREEECRKVILTP
- a CDS encoding IS4 family transposase, producing MPNLNQLINILSQNLTMNKARLTCLGLITLAIIQVQSSNLKQIARGFVKGRTNSNYRRLQRFFAQVDIDQDQLAKFIYQLFDLDEVIISIDRTNWKWGKKNINIFLLSVVHQGIAIPLYWTLLDKKGNSNSNERCELIQKFINTFGADKIQYVLADREFVGKEWFQWLNKEQIKFCIRIKHNTLVANHQGKLVQIKTLLRHLSPHETFMLARAVPVYGVKVRLFAKRDADNDYVIIASNNLDHTDAMALYSRRWEIETLFSCFKGRGFNLEDTHLTQLDRVSKLVAVCALAFCWSYRIGIKTVQHHPKRRKLKKHGRPQQSLFAIGLDVLIDGLREYFFAGNRRVFEVLISYLSPSPRPLRL
- a CDS encoding OmpA family protein, whose product is MKTKKLFTTLALLTSSLLAIESQAVNILNESNSKAVGNVRWHLQSDTKPEDLIKKPIPKDNVSIFFIRPLNNDPEQTSANIAINDRYQVSLQPGSFTQVYSCVGVNRLSTEVTGQKTNDLLANSIDFNLAPNNHYFFYVDIDSKGNSTIQPIESDKALNYLEGKRYQAHQITRVVPNCPIIKPSASVITSPVPAPVLEKEVSIELEVLFDNDKAIVKQEYFNEVQELAEFMQKYSNTSAIIEGHTDSNASDDYNQKLSERRANAIKQILISKFNISPDRLSAIGYGEQRPRATNKTAEGRQLNRRTIAVIKERVRVDQEGNQILK